A section of the Sphaerodactylus townsendi isolate TG3544 linkage group LG11, MPM_Stown_v2.3, whole genome shotgun sequence genome encodes:
- the FERD3L gene encoding fer3-like protein, with amino-acid sequence MAQPGGPPGGPSVLGLGSKEPPGGDTPCLDLYGFPAGAPFGQRSLAAAQGGPLPSLDDGDPEEDEEEEEEEEEEEATGARLRRASPLGRPKRKRLITQAQRQAANVRERKRMFNLNEAFDQLRKKVPTFAYEKRLSRIETLRLAIVYISFMTELLDGGGKQEAG; translated from the coding sequence ATGGCTCAGCCGGGAGGACCGCCGGGAGGCCCCTCCGTGCTCGGTTTGGGGTCCAAGGAACCCCCCGGAGGGGATACCCCCTGCTTGGATCTCTACGGCTTCCCTGCCGGAGCTCCCTTCGGCCAGAGGAGCTTGGCGGCGGCCCAAGGTGGTCCTCTCCCCAGCTTGGACGATGGAGATCCAgaggaagacgaagaggaggaggaggaggaggaggaggaagaggcgacAGGTGCGCGCCTGAGGAGGGCTTCGCCCCTGGGCAGACCCAAGAGAAAGCGGCTCATCACCCAGGCGCAGCGCCAGGCGGCCAACGTCCGCGAGAGGAAGAGGATGTTCAACCTCAACGAAGCCTTCGACCAGCTGCGCAAGAAGGTGCCCACCTTCGCCTACGAGAAGCGCCTCTCCCGCATCGAGACGCTGCGCCTGGCCATCGTCTACATCTCCTTCATGACCGAGCTGCTGGACGGCGGCGGCAAGCAAGAGGCCGGCTAG